CGCCACGCTGACCCGCGAACTGCCGGAGAACATCGGCCTGCGCATCCTCGGCGGCGCGCACGCCGACATCCGCGATCTCAGCATCGAAACGGCGGACGGCGAAACCATCGCCCTGCCCGACGTCCACTACCTGGGCAACGGCCCCGTCGACACCACGCTGGCGGCAAGCGGCGAAAGCTACACGCTGCGCGCGCGGGTCACGTATTGGGAAGGCATGTGGGGCGTGCAGTTCGCGATGGGCGACGTGAACGGCCCCAACCACAACATCGTCTCGCTCGGGCGCGGGCACAGCGTGCAGGTGGTGCGCGACGGCAGCGGGTACGCGCTCGCCGGCACGGAGGTGTCGATGGACGCCGTGCGCCCCGGCACCACGTGGGACGTGCGCGTCGAAGTCGCCGACCGCGGCGCTCGTATGCGTCTGTTCATCGACGGCGAGCTGATCGCGGACGGGCGCGAGGATCCGGCCGAGCCGCGCCGCACCGTCACCGTCGCGCAGGATACGGCCGCTGGCATGACGTATGTGCGTGTGGTCAACGCGATGCCCGAGTCGGTTCAGGTGGATCTGACGCAGGTGTGCGATGGGCTGGGACTTGCGCCCGAACGGCGTGCGCACGCGAAGGCCGTCGTGCTTGCCGGTGACGACGAATACGCCGGGCGTGTGGGGCAGGAGGCGCCGTACGCGCCGCAGTCCGTGCGGATCGATTTGGCGGGCGGCACGTACGAGGCTCCCGCATGGTCGTTCACGGTTATTACGCTGTGAGCGCGAACCTTATGCAAGCGGAAGCATGACCGGAAGCACAATCGAAAGCGGGGTTGGGCGCGTGAGTGAAAGCGGTGGCGAACCCGCGGACGGCGGCGCGGCTGAGGCGGCGGGCGCATGTATGGGGCGGCGTCCCTTGCCTGGTCCCGCGGTCGAGTCCGACGGGCGGGTCGTGCCTGGTCCCGTGAATGAGTTCGACGGGCGGGCCGTGTCTGATTCCGCGGTCGAGTCCGACGACCCGACGGTCGATCCCACAGCCGACCCCGTCAATCCGCCGGTCGATCCCATGCCAGGCCAGCGGTCCGCCGGCGAAAGCGAGGCCCTGCGCGAGGCGGTCGCCGCATCCGACAAACGGCGCATCACCCTGCGCGAAGCCATCGGTTTCGGCATCGGCGACTGTTTCGGAGGCGGACAGCTCGCGCTGGGCACCACCTATCTGGCGCTGTTCTGGAACCGATTCGGCGGCATGTCGATCACCACGGCCCAGGGCATCATCGGCGCGTGCGCCATCGTCAGCGCGTTCGCGGCGCTGGTGTTCGGCGTGCTCGACGACAATCTCTACCGTTTTCCGATCGGCCTGCGCTTCGGCCGCCGCCGCTTCCTGCTCGCCCTGCTTTCGCCATTGGTGCTGATCGGCGTGTTCCTGTGGATTCCGGGACTGCCGGTCGGCGTGTATGCGGTGGCATACGCGCTGTGGACAATGCTTCCGCAGGCGTTCCAGGCCTGCTACAACCCGCTTCCCGGCGAGATGGCGCAGGATTTTGACGAACGCACGAAGCTGTCGACCACGCGTCTGTTCATCGCCACCGGAACCGGCACGCTGATTCCATTGGCCGGCAGCGCGACGTTGGCGGTGTTCGGCGAGTGGCGCCCGGTCGGCTATATGATCTTCGCCATCGGCTTTACCGTCTGGTTCTCGCTGTCCCTGTTCCTGTGCTGGCGTGCCACTTGGGAGATGACGCCGGAGGAGGCGGGCTTCGGAGCGTGGGCGCGCGGCGAGGTCCCGCGCCGTCGCGTGGGGTTGCTTGGCTGGCTGCGACGCTTGGGCAAAGTGTTGGGGGAGTATGCCTCGACGTTGCGCATCGCCGAATTCCGCCGGCACCTGTCCATCTACCTGCTGGTGCAGCTGGCGATGGATGTGTTCGGGCAGACCTTCGTGTTCTTCGTGATCTACGATTGGAACCGCACCGCCGCCTTCGCCTCGCTGCTGCTGGGATGCGGCGTGATCTCGCTGCCGCTGATGCCTCTGTTCGGCTGGCTGCTTTCCGCCATCGGGCCCCGTCGCCTGTATGCGGTGAATTTCATCGGGTGTCTTGCGGGGGTGGGTTGGATGTTCGCGGCCTGGCGGTTGGTGGACGTGCTGCCCTCCACGGCGTGGACGGTGTTCGCGGTGGCCGGTGTGGTGGTGTTCTTCGTGTTCAAATCGCTCTGCGGATATCTGCCCTGGTCGGTGTTCCCGTTCATCGCGGATATCGACCAGTTGGTCACCGGACGCTACCGTTCCGCCACCTTCTCCGGCATCCAATCCTGCCTGCGCCAGTTGGGCTCCGGTATTGTGGTGATCGCGGTGGGGGCGATACTCGGCTGGGTGGGGTTCGACTCCACGCTGGATACGCAGTCCGAAATGGCGCGCGATGGTTTGGGCGCGGTGCTGCTTGGATGGTTCGCCATCGCCATGGTGCTCGCTTGGGTTATTTCGTCGCAGCTGACGATCGACCGCGAGACGAATCTGCTGGTGTTGCGTGAGATCGACCGCTTGCGTGCGGGCGGCCGTAAGGAGGATGCGGACGAGGAGACGCGTCGGACCATTGAGCGGCTGATTGGATGAGTTCGCACGGAGGCGCGTATCTCGTGCGGTCGTGTGACTTTTTCTTACATGAATCGCACGGGTGATGTTCGGTGAGTGAAATGTAAAATGGCGGATTTCCAAGGAAATCCGCCATTACTATGTTCATTTGGGGTGGTGGTGAGGGTCGCACGCGGAGGCTATGTCCGCCCGTCCGTGCGTTTTGTTTCACGATAAGCCCACTGGGCTTATCGTCCCGTGATCTCCGACCCCAGCACCTTCTCGCTCAGCGCCCGCGGGCCGCGCGTGACGGCCACGGAGCCGGAACGCACCAGCTCAATTACGCCGTAATGCTCCAACAGTCCCAGCAGCGCGTCGATTTTGCCCTCCGCGCCAGTCGCCTCGATGGTCAGTGACTCGGGATGCACATCGACCACGTTCACGCGGAACAGACGCACGATCTCCAGCACGTCCGAACGGTTCGACTCGTCCGCCGCGACCTTGATGAGCACCAGCTCGCGGTCCACGGTGGTGGCGGCGTCCAGTTCGACGATTTTGAGCACATGCAGCAGCTTGTTGAGCTGCTTGATGATCTGCTCCAGCGGCACGGTGTCCACATCGGCGGTCACGGTGATGCGGGAGATGTCCGGACGCTCGGTGGGGGAGACGGACAGCGAGTTGATGTTGAACGCACGGCGCGCGAACAGACCCGCCACACGGGCGAGCACGCCGGGACGGTTCTCCACCAGCACCGACAGGGTGTGGCGCTGGGAGCCGGGTTGGGATGCGGGATAGTTGGCCATATCGTTTCTCCTTACACGCTGGATCTCACACCGAGGCGGCGCCGGACACCTGGGCCGCGTCATCCGCGCCCTGGGAGGAGGCGCGACGCAGCGGCTTGGTTCCGGGACGGTAGGTGACTTCGTCGTTGGGCGCGCCGGCGGCGACCATCGGCCACACCATCGCGTCCTTCCATACGCGGAAGTCGATCAGCACCGGACGGTCGTTGATCTCGTTGGCGCGCTTGATCGCCTCGATCGCCTGCTCTTCGGTGAAGGCGCGCAATCCCACGCAACCGTACGCCTCGGCGAGCTTGACGAAATCGGGCACGTCGACGAAATCCTCGGGAGCGGTGTCTTTCGTGGCCTCGCCGTCGCGCAGCATCGTGGCCGAGTAATGCTTGTTGTAGAACAGGGTCTGCCACTGGCGCACCATGCCGTACACGGAATTGTTGAGGATGGCGATTTTCACG
Above is a window of Bifidobacterium eulemuris DNA encoding:
- a CDS encoding MFS transporter, encoding MTGSTIESGVGRVSESGGEPADGGAAEAAGACMGRRPLPGPAVESDGRVVPGPVNEFDGRAVSDSAVESDDPTVDPTADPVNPPVDPMPGQRSAGESEALREAVAASDKRRITLREAIGFGIGDCFGGGQLALGTTYLALFWNRFGGMSITTAQGIIGACAIVSAFAALVFGVLDDNLYRFPIGLRFGRRRFLLALLSPLVLIGVFLWIPGLPVGVYAVAYALWTMLPQAFQACYNPLPGEMAQDFDERTKLSTTRLFIATGTGTLIPLAGSATLAVFGEWRPVGYMIFAIGFTVWFSLSLFLCWRATWEMTPEEAGFGAWARGEVPRRRVGLLGWLRRLGKVLGEYASTLRIAEFRRHLSIYLLVQLAMDVFGQTFVFFVIYDWNRTAAFASLLLGCGVISLPLMPLFGWLLSAIGPRRLYAVNFIGCLAGVGWMFAAWRLVDVLPSTAWTVFAVAGVVVFFVFKSLCGYLPWSVFPFIADIDQLVTGRYRSATFSGIQSCLRQLGSGIVVIAVGAILGWVGFDSTLDTQSEMARDGLGAVLLGWFAIAMVLAWVISSQLTIDRETNLLVLREIDRLRAGGRKEDADEETRRTIERLIG
- the ilvN gene encoding acetolactate synthase small subunit, whose protein sequence is MANYPASQPGSQRHTLSVLVENRPGVLARVAGLFARRAFNINSLSVSPTERPDISRITVTADVDTVPLEQIIKQLNKLLHVLKIVELDAATTVDRELVLIKVAADESNRSDVLEIVRLFRVNVVDVHPESLTIEATGAEGKIDALLGLLEHYGVIELVRSGSVAVTRGPRALSEKVLGSEITGR